ACCTGAGACTCAAACACTCAGGCGTTTCTGCGTTTGGCGTTTCAGGGGCGTTTTCAAAAAACTGGGCGTAAAACAGAATTTCTCTGCATCTGAAAGAGATGGTGGCCGTACATATCCCTCCAATTCAGACACACCCTCTTGTATGACCATATCTTTTTACGGCGCGGCCCAGGCCGTGACCGGAAGCAAGCATTTAGTTACCCTTGAAAACGGCAAACGCATTCTGCTGGACTGCGGTCTTACCCAGGGCATGGGCGACAAAACCGAGGAACGCAACCGCTCCTTTGACTTTGAGCCCGAGAACCTTTCCTGCTTAATTCTTTCCCACGCGCACATTGACCACTCCGGCCTTATCCCGCGGCTGGTGCGAGAAGGGTACACTGGCCCGGTATACTGCACCCCACCTACTCTGGAGCTTTGCGAACTGCTTCTGAGAGACAGCGCCCGCATTCAACAAAGTAACTGCAACAGCGCCAATGAACCGTTGTACACCGAGGAAGACACCGAGAAGGCCCTGCAACAGTTCGTGACCGTGCCCTATGACCAGCCTTTTACCATAGACGAAGACATTGAACTGCTCTTCACCGATACCGGCCACGTGCTGGGCAGCGCCGCCATCAACCTGAAACTTCAGGACGACGGCCGCGAGCGCACCCTCTGCTTCAGCGGGGACATTGGTCGGTTCGCTAACCGTATTCTAAATCCGCCGCAGGCGTTCCCGCAAGCGGAGATCATTATCTGCGAGTCTACCTACGGCAACCGGGTGCATGACAGCCTGGAGAACACCGAGGAGCGCCTGCAGAAGATTGTGCAGGAGGTGTGCGTGGAGCGGCAAGGCAAACTGTTGATCCCGGCGTTCAGCATTGGTCGCACGCAGGAGCTGATCTACTCGTTGAACTACTTAGCGGAGGAAGGCCGCCTGCCCGAAGTGAAAGTGTTTGTGGACAGTCCGCTCTCTGTATACGCTACAGATATCATGCGCGAGAACCCGCAGTACTTCAGGGAGACCATGCAAGAGTATCTCAAGGAAGACCCAGACCCCTTCGGGTTTCCGCAGCTGACCTATATTACAGAGGTAGATGACTCTAAGGAACTGAACAAGATAGAGGAACCCTGCGTGATCATCTCCTCCTCGGGCATGATGGAGGCGGGCCGCATCCAGCACCACCTCAGAACCAACCTCCCCGATGCCAACAGCGCCGTGCTCATCACCGGTTACTGCGAGCCCTCCACCTTGGGCGGCAAGCTCATGAACGGCGCTGAGAAGGTCTACATTATGGGCGATGAGGTAGACGTGAAAGCCGAGATGCTCATCATGAAGGAATACAGCGCCCACGCTGACTACGGCGACATTGCCAAGTTCCTCCACTGCCAGGACAAAGAGCAGATCCAGCGTATCTTCCTGGTACACGGTGAGACCTCTGTGATGGGCCAACTCAAGGAGGATTTGTCTGAATTGGGCTACCGGAACATTGAGATCCCGGAGTTCAGGTTGTCTTACGTGGTGTAGGATTTTTTTACCATGGATTCTCCCTGCTGCTTCTATATAATAAGAAGTGTTAGTAACTCTATATATAAGGAGTGCATTTTGAGGCTGTTTTCAAGAAAAGGGTTTAAAACGATTAGTCAGTAAC
This Rufibacter radiotolerans DNA region includes the following protein-coding sequences:
- a CDS encoding MBL fold metallo-hydrolase; translation: MTISFYGAAQAVTGSKHLVTLENGKRILLDCGLTQGMGDKTEERNRSFDFEPENLSCLILSHAHIDHSGLIPRLVREGYTGPVYCTPPTLELCELLLRDSARIQQSNCNSANEPLYTEEDTEKALQQFVTVPYDQPFTIDEDIELLFTDTGHVLGSAAINLKLQDDGRERTLCFSGDIGRFANRILNPPQAFPQAEIIICESTYGNRVHDSLENTEERLQKIVQEVCVERQGKLLIPAFSIGRTQELIYSLNYLAEEGRLPEVKVFVDSPLSVYATDIMRENPQYFRETMQEYLKEDPDPFGFPQLTYITEVDDSKELNKIEEPCVIISSSGMMEAGRIQHHLRTNLPDANSAVLITGYCEPSTLGGKLMNGAEKVYIMGDEVDVKAEMLIMKEYSAHADYGDIAKFLHCQDKEQIQRIFLVHGETSVMGQLKEDLSELGYRNIEIPEFRLSYVV